The following proteins are encoded in a genomic region of Zea mays cultivar B73 chromosome 9, Zm-B73-REFERENCE-NAM-5.0, whole genome shotgun sequence:
- the LOC100284224 gene encoding F-box protein GID2 — protein MGGVGEAVEVTELELRIQLMDGGSYNINDNADLLAEILARLDGRSLAAAAGVCRLWAAVARRDAVWEALCLRHVGPAPSAAAAAAVAGPATRAVVAALGGYRRLYRLCLGPALDRLAQAQAQVQAARAHRLSLSLSLSLFSIDCYERLGSGGGPSAGASAPGRRQQPSSLLFLCKPVDVS, from the coding sequence ATGGGAGGCGTAGGCGAGGCGGTCGAGGTGACGGAGCTGGAGCTTCGCATCCAGTTAATGGACGGCGGCAGCTACAACATCAACGACAACGCGGACCTCCTGGCGGAGATCCTGGCGCGGCTGGACGGGCGGTCGCTGGCCGCGGCGGCCGGCGTGTGCCGCCTGTGGGCCGCCGTGGCGCGCCGCGACGCCGTGTGGGAGGCGCTGTGCCTCCGCCACGTCGGCCCCGCGCCGtcggctgcggcggcggcggccgtcgCTGGTCCGGCCACCCGCGCCGTCGTCGCCGCGCTCGGCGGGTACCGCCGCCTCTACCGCCTGTGTCTCGGCCCGGCGCTCGACCGGCTGGCGCAGGCCCAGGCCCAGGTccaggcggcgcgggcgcaccGCCTGTCCCTGTCCCTCTCCCTGTCGCTCTTCTCCATCGACTGCTACGAGCGCCTCGGCAGCGGCGGCGGGCCCAGCGCCGGCGCGAGCGCGCCCGGGAGGCGGCAGCAGCCGTCGTCGCTGCTGTTCCTCTGCAAGCCC